A single region of the Pseudomonas sp. B21-023 genome encodes:
- a CDS encoding histone-like nucleoid-structuring protein, MvaT/MvaU family, translating into MSRLAEFRALEQQLAAQLAELESLKNDDGLKREIEFEKKLRDLLGEYGYSLRNIVAILDPQAATRRAPAPVAEKGSRKPRQVKVYKNPHNGEVVETKGGNHKTLKEWKGQYGSEEVESWLAQ; encoded by the coding sequence ATGTCTCGCCTCGCTGAATTTAGGGCCTTGGAGCAGCAACTCGCTGCCCAATTAGCCGAGCTTGAATCCCTCAAAAATGACGACGGTTTGAAGCGCGAAATCGAATTCGAAAAGAAGCTTCGAGACTTGCTCGGTGAGTATGGCTACAGCCTGCGCAATATCGTGGCGATCTTGGATCCACAGGCAGCAACCCGCCGAGCTCCAGCTCCTGTAGCGGAAAAAGGCAGCCGAAAGCCTCGCCAGGTCAAGGTGTACAAGAACCCCCATAACGGTGAAGTGGTCGAAACAAAGGGTGGCAACCACAAGACCCTGAAGGAATGGAAAGGTCAATACGGTTCCGAGGAAGTCGAGAGCTGGTTAGCTCAGTAA
- a CDS encoding antitoxin Xre/MbcA/ParS toxin-binding domain-containing protein, producing the protein MRSPVRGLGGKSPASMLTTREETDRVLDYITRLEHGFVF; encoded by the coding sequence ATGAGAAGTCCTGTCAGGGGACTAGGTGGAAAGTCGCCTGCCTCCATGCTCACGACCAGAGAAGAAACAGACAGAGTTCTCGACTACATCACGCGCCTTGAACATGGATTTGTGTTCTGA
- a CDS encoding AAA family ATPase has product MKQLKALTLSNIRRFGIDTKIEFSRGATILLAPNGTGKTAVFEALELGLTGKISRLGDNLFPIIRDAQSTARVSLDFGDTHVAAHIGELGEVERSGDLSTVFPEADPEDIPFLLRLTHLLDQRERDWLVQADAKVAGSQLARLPIGRDGSQVTGALGGIRRSLTEQLNQAKASLETLELEFSEWQSLKHDRDQAAAQSQGALRSREHIGESITDIASQAQALEQLPAGLLTPPLGQDGLETVHSALEQLVQTKLARLKDQIKALAEVDGLIGRFDSEQTRIDQLSSELASNAAELSRKKQDRSNATASHERVQNELVAAERERDAIIRQINRYGSETQAKDLVSERSRVLESADKVLVDAEVKAAESRTETEGNEQVNVQHRLINEQRKTLLQVDADLLTASELIARWEELLQLNVDISVSLGDQEAEESQLKKKLATAQTAQVVADAEVVAAMDRHNSLTSAADAIRSAVATIATHLPPDRIDCPLCGVEHGAEALQKRVAKALQTLDPEVVQAAELVKTSKKLMDECNKAVATVEAELIACRSVLVELAVQLSDIALELSDLKSNTLLGGDTLPLARDSIRRRRDANDVAKLQLDEKQRNLAPPIAPEAFDLAKKAYAAAVRAVDAARQTRSNATVRLEQATAALAAITADAPPAQTLEALSLAQKQNAALLADLSAKLTTEQSALSRQQVQMTELTNTVAALQTQLTEAQSRLATVRASWRQLSFDGDPNAEVASGHETQMQSKVGELTRHSEVLQTIKIEIDAWSKLEQARVSQGMLDRRRGELSEDDFSSDLHHRIEAKQSSLTRLSMLSLAMESLSQSLSAEIANVQKHVLAVVPRWQALLKRVVRDPRFTGTNLDFRTAWRSERAEVSVPLHGGSAPVPAIASEAQLTDLQLTFLLSMALDHPWSSWRGLLLDDPTQHHDMVHAAAVFDVLRDYIIDHGFQVVIATHDALQARYFMRKLQNDGIEARIWSLVPTPEGVTAVETQWPAKNQLSVDRYSSPAPRSPD; this is encoded by the coding sequence ATGAAACAGCTCAAGGCTCTCACCCTTTCCAACATTCGCCGATTTGGCATAGATACCAAAATCGAATTTAGTCGGGGAGCAACTATCCTGCTGGCGCCTAACGGGACAGGGAAAACCGCAGTCTTCGAGGCTTTGGAGCTTGGGCTAACGGGAAAAATTTCTCGACTGGGTGACAACCTTTTCCCGATCATTCGAGACGCTCAAAGTACCGCTCGGGTGAGCCTCGATTTTGGTGATACCCATGTCGCTGCTCACATCGGAGAGCTTGGCGAGGTAGAGCGGTCAGGTGACTTAAGCACGGTATTCCCGGAAGCCGATCCTGAAGACATTCCGTTTCTCCTCAGACTTACCCACTTGCTGGATCAGAGAGAGCGAGACTGGCTTGTTCAAGCGGATGCGAAAGTAGCTGGCTCACAGCTGGCTCGACTTCCAATTGGGCGGGACGGCTCACAAGTGACCGGCGCGCTCGGAGGTATTCGCCGCTCGCTCACAGAGCAACTGAACCAGGCCAAAGCTTCGCTAGAAACACTTGAACTTGAATTCAGCGAATGGCAGAGCTTGAAGCATGACCGAGATCAGGCGGCGGCCCAGTCACAAGGGGCGCTTCGAAGCAGAGAGCATATCGGCGAATCCATCACAGATATCGCAAGCCAGGCCCAAGCTCTGGAGCAACTTCCCGCTGGTTTGTTAACGCCACCGCTGGGGCAGGATGGGTTGGAAACTGTTCACAGCGCGCTAGAGCAGTTGGTGCAAACCAAACTCGCACGGCTCAAAGATCAGATTAAGGCGCTGGCAGAAGTAGATGGCCTGATTGGACGGTTCGACTCCGAGCAAACCCGTATCGACCAACTGAGTAGCGAGCTCGCATCGAATGCCGCAGAGCTGTCGCGCAAAAAGCAGGATCGGAGCAATGCCACGGCCAGTCATGAGCGAGTACAGAACGAGCTGGTCGCTGCAGAACGCGAGCGTGACGCCATAATTCGGCAGATCAACCGATATGGGAGTGAGACTCAGGCTAAAGATTTGGTATCCGAACGTAGCCGAGTTTTAGAGAGCGCGGATAAGGTTCTCGTCGACGCGGAGGTCAAGGCTGCGGAATCGCGTACCGAAACCGAGGGCAATGAGCAGGTCAACGTTCAGCACCGCCTCATTAATGAGCAACGTAAGACGCTCTTGCAGGTGGACGCAGACTTGTTGACAGCGAGCGAACTCATTGCCAGGTGGGAGGAGCTACTTCAGCTCAATGTAGATATTTCAGTCTCCTTGGGGGATCAGGAAGCAGAAGAGAGCCAACTGAAGAAAAAACTTGCAACTGCTCAGACGGCACAGGTTGTGGCAGATGCTGAGGTAGTGGCCGCCATGGATCGGCACAATTCCCTAACCTCGGCAGCTGATGCCATACGCAGTGCGGTCGCGACTATTGCGACCCACCTCCCCCCTGACCGCATTGACTGCCCTCTCTGCGGTGTAGAACACGGCGCTGAAGCTCTCCAAAAGCGAGTGGCCAAGGCTTTGCAGACTCTCGATCCAGAAGTTGTACAAGCTGCTGAGCTTGTCAAAACGTCGAAAAAGTTGATGGACGAGTGCAACAAGGCTGTTGCAACTGTCGAAGCAGAGCTGATCGCTTGCCGAAGTGTGCTTGTTGAGTTAGCTGTTCAGCTATCTGATATTGCGCTGGAGCTAAGCGACCTTAAGTCCAACACCCTGCTCGGCGGTGATACTTTGCCACTCGCAAGAGACTCCATTCGCCGGCGGAGAGATGCAAATGATGTCGCAAAGCTCCAACTTGACGAGAAACAGCGTAATCTCGCACCTCCGATAGCTCCTGAGGCATTTGACTTGGCCAAGAAGGCTTACGCTGCAGCAGTTCGTGCCGTGGATGCCGCCAGGCAAACCCGCTCAAATGCCACCGTCAGACTTGAGCAAGCGACCGCAGCGTTGGCAGCCATTACCGCAGATGCGCCCCCAGCTCAGACACTGGAGGCGTTGTCTTTAGCTCAAAAGCAGAACGCCGCTCTGCTCGCTGACCTGTCTGCGAAGTTGACGACTGAACAATCTGCGTTGAGCAGGCAGCAGGTGCAGATGACAGAGCTGACGAATACCGTCGCCGCTCTTCAAACACAGTTGACTGAGGCCCAATCGCGCCTCGCCACTGTACGAGCCTCATGGCGCCAACTTTCGTTCGATGGTGATCCCAATGCTGAAGTTGCGAGCGGTCATGAGACGCAGATGCAGTCAAAGGTGGGTGAGCTGACTCGCCATTCGGAGGTGCTTCAGACGATTAAAATCGAGATCGATGCTTGGAGCAAATTGGAACAGGCACGTGTCTCACAAGGTATGCTGGATCGGCGACGCGGCGAACTCTCTGAAGATGACTTTAGCTCAGATCTTCATCATCGAATCGAGGCAAAGCAGTCAAGCCTAACGCGCCTCTCCATGCTTTCCCTGGCAATGGAATCACTTAGCCAATCACTTTCCGCTGAAATCGCCAACGTACAAAAGCACGTGCTAGCAGTTGTACCCCGTTGGCAGGCACTATTAAAGCGGGTGGTTAGAGACCCAAGATTCACCGGAACGAATCTGGATTTTCGAACTGCTTGGAGAAGTGAACGCGCCGAGGTTTCAGTGCCTCTTCACGGGGGCTCAGCACCGGTACCAGCCATAGCAAGCGAAGCCCAATTGACAGATTTGCAGCTGACCTTCCTATTGTCCATGGCTCTTGATCATCCATGGTCTTCCTGGCGCGGACTGCTTCTCGACGACCCCACCCAGCACCATGACATGGTGCATGCAGCGGCAGTCTTCGATGTGCTTCGGGATTACATCATCGATCATGGCTTTCAGGTCGTGATAGCCACCCATGACGCTCTTCAGGCTCGTTATTTCATGCGTAAGCTGCAGAATGATGGGATTGAGGCGCGCATCTGGTCACTCGTGCCGACCCCTGAGGGAGTCACAGCGGTAGAAACACAATGGCCAGCGAAAAACCAATTATCAGTAGACCGGTACTCATCACCGGCTCCTCGCAGTCCCGATTGA
- a CDS encoding ABC-three component system middle component 1 → MIDISELVSAVRQRAEGRYDVSPPESVDLASPLAEIEFQTIQLKRVNQNTAGWRTVLIAAFPFEPVSIQGAFRWAADVRDMLPEPQTADLYMFLLIDGIASEDAARLETDDRFCRKVVARQEEDVSSFLDRSFLAALAPAGTSDGITDPLLAALDSLKKSHSWVEPHLPEWHGLLLSGMAGAEIADALKRVAYGDEDFQ, encoded by the coding sequence ATGATAGACATCTCAGAGTTGGTTTCAGCCGTTCGGCAGCGGGCTGAAGGCCGCTATGATGTTTCCCCGCCCGAATCGGTTGACCTGGCGTCACCCTTAGCCGAAATCGAGTTTCAGACCATTCAGCTCAAGCGCGTCAACCAGAACACTGCGGGATGGCGAACGGTCTTGATCGCAGCCTTTCCTTTCGAACCCGTAAGTATCCAGGGGGCTTTCCGATGGGCTGCAGACGTGCGAGACATGCTTCCCGAACCGCAGACAGCTGACCTTTATATGTTTCTGCTCATCGATGGTATTGCTTCGGAAGACGCAGCCCGTCTGGAAACGGATGACCGCTTTTGCAGAAAAGTAGTGGCGAGACAGGAGGAGGATGTCAGTTCCTTTCTTGACCGAAGCTTCCTGGCAGCCTTAGCTCCAGCAGGCACCTCGGACGGTATCACTGACCCCCTGTTAGCGGCCTTGGATTCGCTGAAAAAATCCCACTCGTGGGTTGAACCTCATCTTCCGGAGTGGCATGGATTGCTGCTTTCCGGGATGGCGGGCGCTGAGATTGCTGATGCGCTGAAGCGTGTGGCTTATGGTGACGAGGACTTCCAATGA
- a CDS encoding ABC-three component system protein: MIRRFRLEQKSHYEKLVIAQRLSEMLEKFLDGRRAPISIGAETGGIEEWDDVVIQHEERSLEHLQIKRQTTNFCIKDADKAKYLASCAKGKKYLQPVEDPDPTLSKASLKAPKPKKPDSVLDTAFASLANHARKGTFATVPDRIFQLTLVGAELKIKDGLTINHLDELCKICRQDGLNLTELADRKDGPTQRVFTWLTTWCGFESWAQISDTLRRVTIVCVGNDAALEQRCQATLGRHFADPKRTLERLITYITGHTSDVSALGCHAAIRELEDGLRSDIVTWAQYLLSDEVKLGGKVWSFAGTHDLGSLVPRSAAGVVEHLWSSEAGNRKLRIYAPYKPAIGANLTLPSAILRMALHLPHGSQSLMLDEVAWRASVGHEVGHTFGSAETDLSNLPWIDNPERLACALDKEFKTLRDACDEAEALANAMDDLVWKRLIQGVSDKLVTISDPDLMDAMEAVWREWVTGFTNAPDSRRRFLEQLLYPETEGKNSKHALRLGPRTLDLLVTAVETLLLVAVGLGGTNTGWDCFPDAGRVLSLALRYWSGPSGQAPLVRELSDDHLMTVIGPSPPPVVILSGISASPSDLMDAGMADDAEAFNSMAVERQPLLVVTRSGLFKHLRGGTLASVRQHFSKQLQERVATRQSAIQSHVEGI, from the coding sequence ATGATCAGAAGGTTCCGGCTTGAGCAGAAGTCTCACTACGAGAAGTTGGTGATCGCTCAAAGGCTGTCCGAGATGCTGGAGAAGTTCCTCGACGGCCGCCGCGCTCCTATCTCGATTGGTGCCGAGACGGGCGGAATTGAGGAATGGGATGACGTAGTGATCCAACATGAAGAGCGCTCTCTAGAGCACCTTCAGATCAAACGACAGACTACTAATTTTTGCATCAAGGACGCTGACAAGGCGAAGTACTTGGCCAGCTGCGCGAAAGGTAAAAAATACTTGCAGCCGGTCGAGGATCCTGACCCTACCTTGTCCAAGGCCTCTCTGAAGGCTCCGAAACCAAAGAAGCCCGACTCCGTCCTCGACACTGCTTTCGCTAGTCTGGCGAACCATGCCCGAAAGGGTACGTTCGCGACCGTACCCGATCGGATTTTCCAGTTAACGCTGGTGGGCGCAGAGCTGAAGATCAAAGACGGGCTCACAATCAACCATCTCGATGAGCTGTGTAAAATTTGCCGCCAAGATGGGCTCAACCTGACTGAGCTTGCGGATCGAAAAGACGGCCCAACACAGCGAGTCTTCACTTGGCTGACAACTTGGTGTGGTTTTGAGAGCTGGGCCCAGATCAGCGACACTCTGCGCCGAGTCACCATTGTCTGTGTCGGTAATGATGCAGCTCTGGAGCAACGCTGTCAGGCGACCTTAGGTCGCCATTTTGCTGATCCCAAGCGAACGCTGGAGCGGCTCATTACCTACATCACAGGCCATACCTCAGATGTTTCAGCGCTGGGATGTCATGCGGCGATCCGAGAGCTCGAAGATGGCCTTCGTTCGGACATCGTAACCTGGGCTCAGTACTTGTTAAGCGATGAGGTGAAGCTCGGCGGCAAGGTATGGTCATTTGCTGGCACGCATGACTTGGGCAGTCTTGTGCCAAGGTCAGCAGCGGGAGTCGTCGAGCATTTGTGGAGCAGTGAGGCCGGTAATCGAAAGCTTAGAATCTACGCCCCGTACAAACCCGCAATCGGTGCCAATCTTACTCTTCCGTCAGCAATTCTGCGTATGGCGCTGCACCTCCCTCACGGAAGCCAGAGTTTGATGTTGGACGAGGTGGCGTGGCGCGCTAGTGTTGGGCATGAAGTGGGCCACACCTTCGGATCTGCTGAGACTGATCTCAGCAATTTGCCGTGGATTGATAACCCTGAACGCCTGGCTTGCGCTTTGGATAAAGAATTTAAAACGCTTCGCGACGCTTGCGATGAGGCTGAAGCGCTCGCAAATGCGATGGATGACTTGGTATGGAAACGTTTGATCCAAGGTGTCTCGGACAAGCTCGTTACCATTTCTGACCCAGACCTTATGGACGCGATGGAGGCAGTTTGGCGGGAGTGGGTAACTGGCTTCACTAATGCCCCTGATAGCCGCCGGAGATTTCTGGAGCAACTGCTTTATCCCGAAACCGAAGGTAAGAACTCAAAGCATGCGTTACGCCTTGGCCCTCGAACCTTGGATCTGCTGGTCACGGCGGTTGAAACGTTGCTCCTGGTTGCAGTGGGCTTGGGGGGTACCAACACTGGCTGGGACTGCTTCCCCGATGCCGGCCGTGTGTTAAGTCTCGCTCTCCGGTATTGGTCTGGCCCTTCAGGACAAGCGCCGCTAGTCCGCGAGCTATCTGATGACCACTTGATGACAGTGATAGGCCCATCGCCTCCCCCCGTCGTAATTCTGTCAGGCATCAGCGCCTCCCCCTCAGATCTGATGGATGCAGGCATGGCTGACGACGCAGAGGCATTCAACAGCATGGCCGTTGAGCGCCAGCCTCTCCTGGTGGTCACCCGGTCTGGACTGTTCAAGCATCTGCGGGGTGGCACGTTAGCCTCTGTACGACAGCACTTTTCAAAACAATTGCAAGAGCGAGTGGCTACGCGCCAGTCAGCCATTCAGTCGCATGTGGAAGGAATCTGA
- a CDS encoding ImmA/IrrE family metallo-endopeptidase yields MNEASIEKAAIDLLMQIYRDRRYLWPDQDIPPMMMRSPRIAAMVSGYDYHEHPTLGDTQFNRHSTGTRIAGLIDRQSNKIAVATEFGDKVQLFTGAHEIGHLVLPEDTVMHRDRAFDGSPLQAPRAPAERQADRFAACFLMPQKLLRERFGFMFCCTGQLRFSDVIAYHLDPNNPDRLFYSPKESGERELALARCTRLNNQHLVSLAQQFGVSDSAMAIRLKELELVRWP; encoded by the coding sequence TTGAACGAAGCTTCAATCGAGAAAGCAGCGATCGATCTGCTCATGCAGATTTACCGTGATCGCCGGTACCTGTGGCCAGATCAAGATATTCCGCCGATGATGATGCGCAGCCCCCGGATCGCCGCGATGGTCAGCGGCTACGACTATCATGAGCATCCGACCCTAGGAGACACCCAATTCAACCGGCACAGCACCGGTACTCGTATCGCGGGCCTTATTGACCGTCAATCGAACAAGATCGCCGTGGCGACGGAGTTTGGTGACAAAGTCCAGCTCTTCACCGGCGCGCATGAGATCGGCCATCTTGTGCTCCCCGAAGACACTGTCATGCACCGAGACCGCGCTTTTGACGGCAGTCCTCTGCAAGCACCACGTGCACCTGCAGAGCGACAAGCCGATCGCTTCGCCGCCTGCTTCCTCATGCCTCAAAAACTGTTGAGGGAACGGTTCGGGTTCATGTTCTGCTGCACGGGCCAATTGCGCTTCAGCGACGTGATTGCCTATCACCTCGACCCCAACAATCCGGATCGGCTTTTCTACTCTCCGAAAGAGTCGGGAGAACGTGAGCTGGCGCTGGCGCGATGCACCCGACTTAACAACCAGCACCTGGTGTCACTGGCCCAGCAGTTCGGTGTCTCCGACTCGGCGATGGCCATCCGGCTCAAGGAGCTGGAGTTGGTGCGATGGCCTTAG
- a CDS encoding NADPH-dependent oxidoreductase, producing MTANAQYKLNARYGAPDISPATQWNEVIEQLLDHRSVRAFTDQSLPEGTIETLVAAAQSASTSSNLQVWSVVAVQDVHRKKRLSGLAGNQAYIHQAPLFLVWLADLSRVSRIAEQAGVELEALPYLESLLLGTIDAALAAQNAVVALESLGLGSVYIGGIRNDIEGVAKELGLPPQVYPVFGLCVGYPSPDRPGKVKPRLPQQAVLHHETYTIAGEEGVLSEYDARLGAFYEREGMKASGWSEQVVSRLRNVSSLHGREELLGELARMGFGLR from the coding sequence ATGACAGCCAACGCACAGTACAAGCTCAACGCCCGCTACGGCGCGCCTGACATTTCACCGGCCACGCAATGGAATGAGGTCATCGAGCAACTGCTGGATCACCGGAGCGTCCGGGCGTTCACTGATCAATCTCTGCCCGAAGGCACGATCGAGACCCTGGTCGCAGCCGCCCAGTCCGCATCGACATCTTCCAATCTCCAGGTCTGGAGTGTTGTCGCCGTTCAAGATGTCCATCGTAAGAAGCGGCTGTCCGGCCTGGCCGGTAATCAGGCCTATATCCATCAAGCCCCACTGTTCCTGGTATGGCTTGCAGACCTGTCCCGGGTCTCGCGCATCGCGGAGCAGGCAGGGGTAGAGCTGGAGGCGCTGCCGTATCTGGAAAGCTTGTTGCTCGGCACGATCGACGCCGCTTTGGCCGCTCAGAACGCTGTGGTTGCTCTGGAGTCGCTGGGGCTTGGCAGCGTATACATCGGTGGCATCCGTAATGACATCGAAGGTGTCGCCAAAGAGTTGGGGCTGCCGCCACAGGTCTATCCCGTTTTCGGCCTGTGCGTCGGCTATCCATCACCTGACCGCCCTGGAAAGGTAAAGCCGCGGCTGCCGCAGCAAGCCGTACTGCATCATGAAACCTATACAATCGCCGGCGAGGAGGGCGTCCTCTCGGAATACGATGCGCGCCTGGGTGCGTTCTATGAGCGTGAGGGAATGAAGGCATCGGGCTGGTCGGAGCAAGTGGTCAGTAGACTCCGGAATGTTTCGAGTCTGCATGGGCGTGAGGAGCTTCTGGGTGAGCTGGCGCGGATGGGCTTTGGGCTTCGCTGA
- a CDS encoding HAD domain-containing protein, with the protein MVDPRPRKLRPNDLVLFLDYDGVLHQDAVYRTKHGLELRAPGELMMHAHILTSLLQDFPEVRIVLSTSWARLLGYSRAKAALPAELQARVVSATWHSRMTRSPIEGYDSLSRHEQIRAAVTRAGITRWLAIDDDPDHSWSARDHRLIRCEPTMGLGSEATQVELRTKLQALVDTAAG; encoded by the coding sequence ATGGTGGATCCCAGGCCTCGCAAGCTGAGACCTAACGACTTGGTGCTCTTTTTGGATTACGACGGCGTGCTGCACCAGGACGCTGTGTACCGCACAAAGCACGGCCTGGAGCTGCGCGCACCGGGCGAGCTGATGATGCACGCCCACATCCTCACTAGTCTGCTGCAGGACTTTCCAGAGGTTCGGATAGTGCTGTCCACGAGCTGGGCCAGGCTCCTGGGCTACAGCCGAGCGAAGGCAGCACTGCCGGCCGAGCTGCAAGCACGCGTTGTGTCGGCTACTTGGCACTCTCGAATGACTCGATCCCCTATAGAGGGATACGACAGTTTGTCGAGGCATGAGCAAATACGTGCCGCTGTTACACGCGCCGGCATCACCCGTTGGCTGGCAATTGATGACGATCCTGATCACAGTTGGTCAGCTCGCGACCACCGCCTAATACGTTGCGAACCCACGATGGGACTAGGCAGCGAGGCTACTCAAGTGGAACTGCGTACCAAGTTGCAGGCGCTGGTAGACACCGCTGCTGGCTAG